ACCCCATTCTGGATACAGATTTTCTTACTCAGTTGTTATGCCGGATGGCTTTGGGTGTTTGCAGCCAGAACAGGTTTAAAACGCTCAGCCTACCCAAAGGATTCCCGCACCTGAGAAATATGACGGACGAATTTTTTCTAAAAAGATTTCTATACGGTTGACCATCTAATCAGGTCATCTTTCCATTGCCATTCCAGATATGCCAATCCGCCCACATACAATCCTTCTCCCATTAAATGCATGATGCCGAATATGGATATCGTTTCCATAAAATGCGTCAAAAATATAAAGCAGAGACAACCCCAAACCGCGTTTGCCGATACCAAAATGATGATGAGTCGTTTACTGCGCTTTTTAACATGGCTAACGGTGTTGAATATGACCCGTAAGCGAGATTTACCGCACCCATGAAGATGATAAATTCCTGCGGCAAGTTATACCATTTGCTCAACCATGCGCTGAGGAACAACACAATAATTCCGGCGGCGATTGCGCCCAAACCGTCTATCCAGAGGATGTTCTTTTCAATTTTGATGCTCCATTATGTATTTGTGTGATGGTGACACATCGTTCGACACGCCGAATTTAAGCCGGAAAATGAATTATCGCTATGAAGCCTGAATATATTGTCTGTAAATTATTTCACAAAAGTTGAAAGTTGAAAGAAAGTTAAAAGCTAACAGCTAACAAAACAGCTAACAGCTAACAGCTAACAGCTAACAGCTAACAGCTAACAGCTAACAGCTAACAGCTAACAGCTAACAGCTAACAGCTAACAGCTAACAGCTAACAGCTAACAGCTAACAGCTAACAGCTAACAGCTAACAGCTAACAGCTAACAGCTAACAGCTAACAGCTAACAGCTAACAGCTAACAGCTAACAGCTAACAGCTAACAGCTAACAGCTCAACAACCAAATGCATCAACTAAGAAACGGAGTAATACCATGACTCAAAAACCTTTGTTGGCATTAACACTTATGCTGGCTGTGTTTTTCGTGATGGGCTGCGGAAATCAGCAGCAGCCGGCGGTATCCAAAGTGAACATCCCGGCGGAAAAACTCAATCCCTACCAGCCGTTACCGGATATCGTCATTTCGGAGAACAATCCGCTGACACCGGAGAAGATCGAGCTGGGGCGCATGCTCTATTTCGATAAACGCCTCTCCAAAAGCCATGAATTCTCCTGTAATTCCTGTCACGATTTAAAAACTTATGGCGTGGACAATTCCCCGGTTTCTACCGGTCACAAAAACCAGACCGGCACCCGAAATTCGCCGACGGTGTATAATGCTGCCGGACATATCGCGCAGTTCTGGGACGGTCGCGCGATGGATGTGGAAGAACAAGCCAAAGGACCGGTGCTGAATCCGGTGGAAATGGGAATGCCCAGCGAAGCCCGGGTAGTGAAAACCCTGCAATCCATGCCCGGGTATGTGGACGCTTTCCGGAAAGCTTTCCCGGATGAGCCAAACCCCATCACTTTTGACAATATGGCTAAAGCGATCGGCGCGTTTGAGCGGAAGCTGATTACCCCCTCGCGCTGGGATGAATTCCTGAACGGCAAGGAAACCGCCATTACCGATGAGGAAAAAAACGGGTTTATCAAATTTGTGGAAGTTGGTTGTGTGGCTTGCCACAACGGACCGTATCTCGGCGGCAACGCTTTCCAGAAGCTTGGGCTGATCAACAACTGGCCCGGCAACGAAGATCCGGGACGCCTGCTGGCAACCCATAACGAGCTGGACGAAGACAAATTCAAGGTTGCCAGTTTGCGCAATGTTGAAAAAACAGCGCCGTATCTGCACGATGGCAGCATTGCAGATCTGGAAACGGCGGTTAAAATGATGGCGGAATACCAGCTCGATCAAACCCTCTCCGATGAAGACAGCAAAGCGATTGTGAGTTTCCTGAAATCGTTGACCGGCAAACTGCCCGAAGCCTATATTCAGGAACCGGAATTGCCGGAAAGCACGCCGGATACACCGCTGCCCGAAATGGATTAATCCCGGCGCAGATTCGCGCAGGGGTCGCGCATATGTGCGATGCGGTGTTTGCTGCGGATTTTCGCGGATGGATGATTTACGGCGTTCCAGGCAGGAGCCTGGCAGTATAAAAAGTCCCCTTCTTTTTCAAGAGAAGGGGTTGGGGGGGATGAGTATCTGTTTGTCTTTGTTGCCGCGGATTTTTGCAGATGTTCGCGGATGATATAACGGATTTCCAGGCAGGAGCCTGGCGCGAGGTGGGAGATGGGACGGCGTTTCAGGCAGGAGCCTGGAACGAGGAGGGAGCACCAGCATTCCAGGCAGGAGCCTGGAACGAGGAGGGGAGGACGTTTTTGCGGATAGTGGGTTACCGCTGAGGGTGATGTTTGTTTACTTGTTTAATAATTTGGCACAGGTTATATTGTATCTGTGGGTGACGATACTGATTTACCTTGTGTAAAATTATAAGTGACGTATCTACAGTTGTGAACGCAAATTCAGGTTTTTTAACTTCCTCATTCCGACACGTTTTTGTTTTGTTTCCAGATTGCTGCTATACACCCACATACGTGGCGATAACACGTCATCTCTTCTGTTATCATTTTGCACCGCTCAACAACAACAATTGCATCGCGCAATTGATTTATATACAAGCTTTTACCGGTTTTACCGGAAACAAATGTTTGTATTGAGAACCTGCCTAGGAAAGAGGTGCATTATGGTATCTTTTATCATTTTGATTGCATTTATCGCTTTTGTGTGGAATCACTTCGATTTTAAAACATCAATAATTACAGTCGGTTTTGTTCTCTATGGTTCTGCGGGGATTTTGCGTAGGGATCGAACATCTGCGTTCCGGTGTTTGCCGCGGATTTTCGCGGAGGGGCGCGGATGAAACAAATGGCATTCGAGGCAGGAGCCTGGAACGAGGCATAAAAAGCCCCTTCTTTTTCAAGAGAAAGGGGTTGGGAGATGGGTATCTGTTTGTTTTAATTGCCGCGGATTTTCGCGGAGGAGCGCGGATGATTTAACAGCGTTCCAGGCAGGAGCCTGGAACGAGGAGGGACAAACTGCATTCCAGGCAGGAGCCTGGAACGAGGTGGGGAGGTGGGAGGTTGAGAGCAAACTGCATTCCAGGCAGGAGCCTGGAGCGAGGTGGGAGCAAATGACATTCCTGGAAGGAGCCTGGAATGAGGTGGGGAAGACGTTTTTGTGGTTACGGGGTTACGGTGGAGATGAAGTTTGCTCTTTACTTGTTTAATAATTTGGCACAGGGTTATATTGTGTTTGTGGGTGACGATGCTGATTTTCCTTGTATAAAATCATAAGCGACTTATCTATTGTTGTGTAATCAAATTCAGGTTTTTAACCGTCTCATTCCGACTTGTTTTTTGTCCTGTTTCCAGATTTCTGCTATACGCCCACATACGTGGCTATAACACGTCATCTCTTCTTTCTTTATTTGCACCTTTTAACAACTCCAATTGCTTCACGCAATTGATTTATATACAAGCTTTTACCGGTTTTACCGGAAACAAATGTTTGTATTGAGAACCTGCCAAGGAAAGAGGTGCATTATGGTATCTTTTATCATTTTGATTGCATTTATCGCTTTTGTGGTTTGGGGAATCACTTCGATTTTAAAACATCAATAATTACAGTCGGTTTTGTTCTCTATGGTTCTGCGGGGATTTTGCGTAGGGATCGAACATCTGCGTTCCGGTATTTGCCGCGGATTTTCG
The window above is part of the Calditrichia bacterium genome. Proteins encoded here:
- a CDS encoding cytochrome-c peroxidase translates to MTQKPLLALTLMLAVFFVMGCGNQQQPAVSKVNIPAEKLNPYQPLPDIVISENNPLTPEKIELGRMLYFDKRLSKSHEFSCNSCHDLKTYGVDNSPVSTGHKNQTGTRNSPTVYNAAGHIAQFWDGRAMDVEEQAKGPVLNPVEMGMPSEARVVKTLQSMPGYVDAFRKAFPDEPNPITFDNMAKAIGAFERKLITPSRWDEFLNGKETAITDEEKNGFIKFVEVGCVACHNGPYLGGNAFQKLGLINNWPGNEDPGRLLATHNELDEDKFKVASLRNVEKTAPYLHDGSIADLETAVKMMAEYQLDQTLSDEDSKAIVSFLKSLTGKLPEAYIQEPELPESTPDTPLPEMD